In Calothrix sp. PCC 7507, one DNA window encodes the following:
- a CDS encoding proton extrusion protein PcxA, which produces MPTMNNFYSQKIYPFLLATYRWYLRTPERSLDEAYKAAFKIKQIEDEYFNGNKIDPESVTYTSNVLDYFKTDLKKQLKIARMRLTEFQSSRWFSNESNQKAADKAGIEYASADSTLEKLRFIDQVISKYIHVDAETSAPNLANQPGNVQPVSAIIPQLLTPKLPNNNSNPKRKGKANTTGILPRSIFSTITRLQVELDPNSEQDVVKNFRQAQKRTIISIRFVLLLIIVPLLTHQLAKSLIVTPLVEHFRSSEEVQIFLNEEMEEEALTEIQRFEERVKFEALISNAPPLSAEEIESHIKEKAQEVAEEFRQESSNAIKNVFADMFSVGAFIWLLLISKPSIIILKDFFDNIVYGLSDSAKAFIIILFTDIFVGFHSPHGWEVILEGVSRHWGLPANRSFIFLFIATFPVILDTIFKYWIFRYLNRISPSAVATYHNMNE; this is translated from the coding sequence TTGCCGACAATGAACAATTTTTATAGCCAAAAAATCTATCCTTTCTTACTGGCTACTTACCGTTGGTACTTACGAACACCAGAACGTTCTTTGGATGAGGCTTACAAGGCAGCATTCAAGATCAAGCAAATAGAAGATGAGTATTTCAATGGTAATAAAATAGACCCTGAATCCGTGACGTATACTAGTAACGTCCTTGACTATTTTAAGACAGACCTTAAAAAACAATTAAAAATTGCTCGGATGCGGCTGACAGAGTTTCAATCTAGCCGTTGGTTCTCCAACGAATCTAATCAAAAAGCTGCCGATAAAGCGGGGATAGAATATGCCAGTGCTGACTCAACCTTAGAAAAATTAAGATTTATTGATCAAGTTATATCAAAATATATTCATGTAGATGCGGAAACATCTGCACCAAATTTAGCTAATCAGCCTGGAAATGTACAACCTGTTTCGGCAATCATTCCTCAACTATTAACACCAAAATTGCCCAATAATAACTCTAATCCCAAAAGAAAGGGCAAAGCTAATACAACAGGGATATTACCCAGGTCAATTTTTAGTACCATCACCCGTCTCCAAGTAGAATTAGATCCTAATTCTGAACAAGACGTTGTGAAGAATTTCCGTCAGGCTCAAAAAAGAACCATCATTTCTATCAGGTTTGTATTACTGTTAATTATTGTGCCCCTTCTAACTCATCAGTTAGCCAAGTCATTAATAGTAACACCCTTAGTGGAACATTTTAGAAGTTCCGAGGAAGTGCAAATATTCCTGAATGAGGAAATGGAAGAAGAAGCACTCACAGAGATACAAAGATTTGAAGAGAGAGTAAAATTTGAAGCTTTAATTAGCAATGCACCTCCACTTTCCGCCGAAGAAATAGAATCTCACATCAAAGAAAAAGCTCAAGAAGTTGCTGAAGAATTTCGTCAAGAAAGTTCTAATGCTATTAAAAATGTTTTTGCAGATATGTTTTCTGTAGGTGCATTCATTTGGCTTTTGCTTATCAGCAAGCCTTCTATCATCATACTCAAAGATTTCTTTGATAATATTGTTTATGGATTAAGTGATAGTGCTAAAGCATTTATTATCATTTTGTTTACTGATATATTCGTAGGCTTCCACTCTCCGCATGGCTGGGAAGTAATTTTAGAAGGGGTATCGCGCCATTGGGGATTACCCGCAAATCGCAGTTTTATCTTCTTATTTATTGCTACATTTCCCGTGATTTTAGATACAATTTTCAAATACTGGATTTTCCGCTACTTAAACCGGATATCACCTTCTGCAGTTGCTACATACCACAATATGAATGAATAG
- a CDS encoding PIN domain-containing protein, producing the protein MIRILVDADLILEALINCNNCVEDVRKLFDIAHPLIQMYITDVGKQKIYDYISRLRNTQIADLVIDWLQKKILICRIDQNILQKARFSPLTDFESAVELACVSERKLDAIVTHHRQNFAQTPNQFWVWSIADLWVRANLESQLQVNISS; encoded by the coding sequence GTGATCAGGATTTTAGTTGATGCTGATCTAATATTAGAAGCTCTAATAAATTGCAACAACTGTGTAGAAGATGTGAGAAAATTATTTGACATAGCACATCCGTTGATACAGATGTATATCACAGATGTTGGTAAACAAAAAATCTACGATTACATCAGTCGTTTACGGAATACTCAAATTGCCGATTTAGTAATTGATTGGTTACAAAAGAAAATACTGATTTGCCGTATTGACCAGAACATTCTACAAAAAGCACGCTTTTCACCCTTAACAGATTTTGAATCTGCAGTTGAGCTAGCTTGTGTCAGTGAGCGAAAATTAGATGCGATCGTTACCCATCATCGTCAAAACTTCGCTCAAACGCCAAATCAGTTTTGGGTATGGTCGATAGCAGACTTATGGGTACGTGCAAATCTGGAAAGTCAGCTACAGGTAAATATATCTAGTTAA
- a CDS encoding polysaccharide deacetylase family protein: MQLAPLFPIIYKILQPTFPQCLWRGDSNDKAIALTFDDGPHPQYTRQVLTVLERYQIQASFFWLGACVQRSPTIAKEICDRGHWIGLHGYDHRSFPMLSPIELKESLEKTQTAIYHACNLAPNKVRDVRPPNGLFTPKTLELFQQWNYRPVMWSVVPEDWARPGVTTVTKRVLQQVQNGSLIVLHDGAFGGQDVAATIQILIPQLIQKGYQFVTVDTLWGKRE, encoded by the coding sequence ATGCAACTAGCACCGCTGTTTCCGATTATTTACAAGATTCTCCAACCAACCTTTCCCCAATGCCTTTGGAGAGGTGACAGCAATGATAAAGCGATCGCCCTGACATTTGATGATGGTCCCCATCCCCAATACACACGCCAAGTGTTGACAGTGTTGGAACGCTATCAAATTCAGGCTAGTTTTTTTTGGTTGGGTGCTTGTGTCCAGCGATCGCCGACAATAGCCAAAGAGATATGCGATCGTGGACACTGGATTGGATTACATGGCTACGATCATCGCTCTTTTCCCATGCTTTCCCCAATTGAACTCAAGGAAAGCTTAGAAAAAACCCAAACTGCCATTTATCATGCCTGTAATCTAGCACCTAACAAGGTACGGGATGTCAGACCTCCCAACGGCTTATTTACACCCAAAACTTTAGAACTATTTCAACAGTGGAACTACCGGCCAGTCATGTGGAGTGTTGTCCCAGAAGATTGGGCACGACCGGGAGTTACCACCGTGACAAAGCGAGTTCTCCAGCAAGTGCAAAATGGCTCATTGATTGTATTGCATGATGGTGCTTTTGGTGGACAAGATGTTGCTGCAACAATCCAAATTTTGATTCCTCAACTAATACAAAAAGGCTATCAATTCGTAACTGTCGATACTCTTTGGGGAAAGAGGGAATAG
- a CDS encoding murein transglycosylase A codes for MKRIFTTIAISLPVVLLILLVRMPSLGRQELSSVKCQVKKWNIPESTISKNQVLSIPESKKSPILIPRLPVTCCLDDPSCLDEFLYRSASDKKALLTAIDRSLQYLQTARAENAYKDYPVPGITRDRIFKSLTRFRQLLLTANSPAALHTAIQREFVLYQSIGKDTKGSVLFTAYYEPVYTASRVPTPEYRYPVYKIPPDLNSWTKPHPTRLQLEGADGLQGAKGKLRGLELLWFRDRLEPYMVQIEGSARIQLTNGTETTIGYAGNTAYNYSSIGRELANDGKLPLEGMTMPIILDYFRKYPQELNVYIPRDRSFVFFQENKGATAQGSINVSLTAERSIATDKSLMPPGALALIRASIPFPQDTGQMEHHIVSRYVLDQDTGGAIKGPGRVDYFLGTGKLAGDRAGVTVSNGQLFYLLLK; via the coding sequence ATGAAAAGAATATTTACAACCATCGCCATTAGTTTACCTGTGGTTTTATTGATTTTACTCGTGCGTATGCCATCATTGGGGCGTCAAGAATTAAGTTCAGTAAAGTGTCAGGTGAAAAAGTGGAATATTCCAGAATCTACTATTAGTAAAAATCAAGTTTTATCGATTCCAGAATCAAAAAAATCACCAATATTAATTCCTAGATTACCAGTTACTTGTTGTCTGGATGATCCCTCTTGTCTGGATGAATTTCTCTATAGAAGTGCATCAGATAAAAAAGCACTGCTAACAGCTATCGATCGCAGTCTACAATATCTGCAAACTGCTAGGGCTGAAAATGCCTACAAAGATTATCCAGTACCAGGGATTACACGCGATCGCATCTTCAAAAGTTTGACACGATTCCGCCAGTTGTTACTCACAGCTAATTCTCCAGCAGCATTACATACAGCTATACAACGTGAGTTTGTCTTATACCAGTCTATCGGCAAGGACACCAAAGGTTCAGTTCTATTCACCGCTTACTATGAACCTGTATATACTGCTAGTCGGGTTCCCACACCAGAGTATCGCTATCCCGTTTATAAAATACCACCAGATTTAAACTCATGGACTAAACCTCATCCTACACGCTTACAACTAGAAGGTGCAGATGGTTTACAAGGCGCAAAAGGTAAGCTAAGGGGATTAGAGTTGTTGTGGTTTCGCGATCGCTTAGAACCATATATGGTACAAATTGAAGGTTCTGCCCGCATTCAACTCACCAATGGTACCGAAACCACAATTGGCTATGCCGGGAATACTGCATATAACTACAGCAGTATTGGGCGAGAATTGGCGAATGATGGCAAATTACCTTTAGAAGGTATGACTATGCCGATTATTCTCGACTATTTCCGCAAATATCCCCAAGAATTGAATGTTTATATCCCACGCGATCGCAGTTTTGTATTTTTTCAAGAAAATAAAGGTGCTACAGCCCAAGGTTCTATCAACGTATCACTGACAGCCGAACGTTCAATTGCTACCGATAAATCTTTAATGCCTCCTGGTGCTTTAGCCTTGATTCGTGCTTCTATTCCCTTTCCTCAGGATACAGGACAAATGGAGCATCACATCGTCAGTCGTTATGTGCTTGACCAAGATACCGGCGGTGCTATTAAAGGCCCAGGTAGGGTAGATTATTTTTTAGGTACTGGTAAATTAGCAGGCGATCGCGCTGGTGTCACAGTCAGTAATGGACAGTTGTTTTATTTGCTACTTAAGTGA
- a CDS encoding TetR/AcrR family transcriptional regulator, with protein sequence MTQIKVGELERDSSVDKVEQILQGAMQEFLKHGYAGTSMDKVAIAAGVSKATVYSHFQDKEGLFKVLIEKLASKKFNLVFGTKPITGEPITVLHETATRALDLMNQDKEHCAFMRVLIGESGRFPELAQICVQAMIKPVLETLGEYLAAHPELEIPDPEATARILLGTLVYFHITQEVMHGKDILPMTSDRVINAMTHLIVNKGK encoded by the coding sequence ATGACACAGATAAAAGTAGGCGAATTGGAACGGGACAGTTCCGTTGATAAAGTGGAACAAATTCTGCAAGGGGCGATGCAGGAGTTCCTTAAACATGGCTATGCTGGGACAAGCATGGACAAAGTAGCGATCGCTGCAGGTGTTTCTAAAGCCACTGTCTATAGCCACTTTCAAGACAAAGAGGGGCTGTTTAAAGTCTTGATTGAGAAATTAGCCAGCAAAAAATTTAACTTAGTCTTTGGCACAAAACCTATTACAGGAGAACCAATTACTGTACTGCATGAGACAGCAACTAGAGCATTAGACTTGATGAATCAAGACAAAGAACATTGTGCATTTATGCGCGTGCTAATTGGTGAATCTGGTCGTTTTCCAGAGTTAGCGCAGATTTGTGTGCAAGCGATGATTAAACCTGTGCTGGAAACTCTCGGTGAATATTTAGCGGCTCATCCTGAACTCGAGATACCAGATCCGGAAGCAACAGCGAGGATTCTTTTGGGGACATTGGTTTATTTTCACATCACGCAGGAAGTGATGCATGGTAAGGATATTTTACCGATGACAAGCGATCGCGTGATTAATGCCATGACACACCTAATTGTGAATAAGGGCAAGTGA
- a CDS encoding helix-turn-helix transcriptional regulator produces the protein MKQKPKPRIALLREKAGLTQLELSRIVGVTESTIQNWESGRTGTDHIERIIRFCKALNCQVEDLVEYVNESPEAPAASPGSLSEIHDLLGTSAPTPITNPDTEIASQGTRD, from the coding sequence GTGAAACAAAAGCCAAAACCAAGGATCGCTTTGCTTCGGGAAAAGGCAGGGCTAACCCAGCTTGAGTTGTCGCGTATTGTTGGCGTAACTGAAAGCACTATCCAGAACTGGGAAAGCGGTAGGACTGGGACAGATCACATTGAAAGAATCATTAGGTTCTGCAAAGCTTTGAATTGCCAAGTAGAAGACCTAGTTGAGTACGTGAACGAGTCACCAGAAGCACCAGCCGCATCACCAGGTTCATTAAGCGAAATCCATGATTTATTGGGTACTTCCGCCCCTACACCAATTACTAATCCTGACACTGAAATTGCTTCCCAAGGGACTAGGGACTAG